A window of the Burkholderia sp. 9120 genome harbors these coding sequences:
- a CDS encoding ATP-binding cassette domain-containing protein — MLHTTQTEACKLAVQDIHKRYGDNEVLKGVSLNANKGDVISIIGASGSGKSTFLRCINFLERPNAGQIVVDGEAVKTKADRAGNLEVADHKQLQRIRTKLAMVFQHFNLWAHMNVIENIVEAPIHVLGMSRREAEERAREYLEKVGLAPRLEKQYPSHLSGGQQQRVAIARALAMNPDVMLFDEPTSALDPELVGEVLKVMQKLAEEGRTMIVVTHEMGFARNVSNHVMFLHQGRTEEEGLPADVLTTPRSERLKQFLSGSLK; from the coding sequence TTGCTCCACACGACTCAAACCGAAGCTTGCAAGCTCGCCGTACAGGACATCCACAAGCGCTACGGCGATAACGAAGTGCTCAAGGGCGTCTCGTTGAACGCGAACAAGGGCGACGTGATCAGCATCATCGGCGCGAGCGGGTCGGGCAAGAGTACCTTCCTGCGCTGCATCAACTTTCTCGAACGGCCGAACGCCGGCCAGATCGTTGTGGACGGCGAAGCGGTCAAGACCAAAGCCGACCGCGCCGGCAATCTGGAAGTTGCCGATCACAAGCAGCTGCAACGCATCCGCACGAAACTCGCGATGGTGTTCCAGCACTTCAACTTGTGGGCACACATGAACGTGATCGAGAACATCGTCGAAGCGCCGATTCACGTGCTCGGCATGTCGCGTCGCGAAGCCGAAGAGCGCGCGCGAGAGTACCTCGAAAAGGTCGGTCTCGCGCCGCGTCTGGAAAAGCAGTATCCGTCGCATCTGTCGGGCGGTCAGCAGCAGCGCGTGGCGATTGCCCGGGCGCTCGCCATGAATCCGGACGTGATGCTGTTCGACGAGCCCACCTCGGCGCTCGATCCCGAACTGGTCGGCGAAGTGCTGAAGGTCATGCAGAAGCTCGCCGAAGAAGGCCGCACGATGATCGTCGTCACGCACGAAATGGGTTTCGCGCGCAACGTGTCGAACCATGTGATGTTCCTGCATCAGGGCCGCACCGAAGAAGAAGGCTTGCCCGCCGACGTGCTGACCACGCCGCGCAGCGAACGGCTCAAGCAGTTCCTGTCCGGCAGTCTGAAGTAA
- a CDS encoding ABC transporter permease, with amino-acid sequence MIDILNQFWRAFLYWDGQRLSGLAVTLWLLVASVGIGFFGAIPLAVARVSKKRWLSTPVRLYTYVFRGTPLYVQLLLIYTGMYSLEFVRSHALLDAFFRSGFHCAILAFALNTCAYTTEIFAGAIRSTSHGEVEAARAYGMSWFTMYRRIVIPSALRRALPLYSNEVILMLHATTVAFTATVPDILKVARDANSATYRSFDSFGLAALIYLVVSFALVAIFRRAERHWLGYLAVRTH; translated from the coding sequence ATGATCGACATTCTCAATCAATTCTGGCGCGCGTTTCTGTACTGGGACGGCCAGCGTCTGTCCGGTCTCGCGGTGACGTTGTGGCTGCTGGTGGCGTCGGTCGGGATCGGCTTTTTCGGGGCGATTCCGCTGGCGGTGGCGCGCGTGTCGAAGAAACGCTGGCTCTCGACGCCGGTGCGTCTCTACACCTACGTGTTTCGCGGCACGCCGTTGTACGTGCAACTGTTGTTGATTTATACCGGCATGTACAGCCTCGAATTCGTGCGCTCGCATGCGTTGCTGGACGCGTTTTTCCGCAGCGGTTTTCACTGCGCGATTCTGGCCTTCGCGTTGAACACCTGCGCGTACACCACCGAGATTTTCGCCGGCGCGATCCGTTCGACCTCGCACGGCGAAGTGGAAGCGGCCCGTGCCTACGGCATGAGCTGGTTCACGATGTACCGGCGCATTGTGATACCGTCCGCGCTGCGCCGGGCACTGCCGTTGTACAGTAACGAAGTGATCCTGATGCTGCACGCCACCACGGTCGCCTTCACGGCCACGGTGCCGGACATTCTGAAGGTGGCGCGCGACGCGAATTCGGCCACGTATCGCTCGTTCGACTCGTTCGGCCTCGCGGCGCTGATTTACCTGGTGGTGTCGTTCGCGCTGGTGGCAATTTTCCGCCGCGCCGAGCGTCACTGGCTGGGTTACCTGGCGGTGCGCACGCACTGA
- a CDS encoding lipoprotein, whose amino-acid sequence MSLKPLIAVMLAACVALTGCDQQQSDQAVQKLKAFFNAVKPDALLLKDMTPGVTTEAQIRDQMGKPETERTFTDGSKRFEYPRGPEGLNTYMVDIDRDGKLQAITQVLTAANFAKIHTGMSEDEVRRLLGKPGQVAVFPLKPETVWSWKWRERGVTEEGIFNVHFDEFHKVYTTSRSDVIRGR is encoded by the coding sequence GTGAGTCTCAAACCGCTAATTGCCGTCATGCTGGCCGCGTGCGTCGCGCTGACCGGCTGCGACCAACAACAGAGCGACCAGGCCGTGCAAAAACTTAAGGCATTCTTCAACGCCGTCAAACCGGACGCGCTGCTGCTGAAGGACATGACGCCGGGCGTCACGACCGAAGCGCAAATCCGCGATCAGATGGGCAAGCCGGAAACCGAGCGCACCTTCACCGACGGTTCGAAGCGCTTCGAGTATCCGCGCGGGCCGGAAGGCTTGAACACGTATATGGTCGATATCGACCGTGACGGTAAATTGCAGGCCATCACGCAGGTGCTGACCGCGGCCAACTTCGCGAAGATTCACACCGGCATGAGCGAGGACGAAGTGCGCCGCCTGCTCGGCAAGCCGGGCCAGGTCGCGGTCTTTCCGCTCAAGCCGGAGACGGTGTGGAGCTGGAAGTGGCGCGAGCGCGGCGTGACCGAAGAGGGTATTTTCAACGTGCACTTCGACGAGTTTCACAAGGTTTATACGACATCGCGCTCGGACGTGATCCGCGGGCGCTAG
- the hisQ gene encoding histidine ABC transporter permease HisQ: MFLYGFGPVLLAGTIQTIELSVLSLVAAVLLGLAGAAAKLSFNRPLRAVATGYTTLIRSVPDLVLMLLLFYSIQIAVNNFTDALNLPQFDIDPFVAGVLTLGFIYGAYFTETFRGAFLAVPRGQLEAGSAFGMSGARVFTRILFPQMMRFALPGIGNNWQVLVKATALVSIIGLADVVKAAQDAGKSTFNMFFFILIAAAIYLAITTVSNLVLIWLEKRYSTGVRHAEL; the protein is encoded by the coding sequence GTGTTCCTATACGGCTTTGGTCCGGTGTTGCTGGCCGGCACGATCCAGACGATCGAGCTGTCCGTCCTGTCGCTGGTGGCCGCCGTGCTGCTCGGCCTCGCGGGTGCGGCGGCGAAACTCTCCTTCAATCGCCCGCTGCGGGCCGTCGCGACCGGCTATACGACGCTGATCCGCTCGGTGCCCGACCTCGTGCTGATGCTGCTGCTGTTCTACAGCATCCAGATCGCGGTCAACAACTTCACCGACGCGTTGAATCTGCCGCAGTTCGACATCGATCCGTTCGTGGCCGGCGTGCTAACGCTCGGCTTCATCTACGGCGCGTATTTCACCGAGACCTTTCGCGGCGCGTTTCTCGCCGTGCCGCGCGGCCAGCTCGAAGCGGGCAGTGCGTTCGGCATGAGCGGCGCGCGCGTGTTCACCCGCATCCTGTTTCCGCAGATGATGCGTTTCGCGCTGCCGGGCATCGGCAATAACTGGCAGGTGCTGGTCAAGGCCACCGCGCTGGTGTCGATCATCGGTCTCGCCGACGTGGTGAAAGCCGCGCAGGACGCCGGCAAAAGCACCTTCAACATGTTCTTCTTCATCCTGATCGCCGCGGCCATCTATCTGGCGATCACCACTGTGTCGAACCTCGTGCTGATCTGGCTGGAAAAGCGCTATTCGACCGGCGTGCGCCACGCGGAGCTCTAA
- a CDS encoding GlxA family transcriptional regulator has protein sequence MARTSSPARTTQVAIVALPPVSMSGVGPIVDALNLANEIDGRALYRVQVCSWDGRAVPLAGGAQWPADAAFGDAVSCDWLIIVSERFQQFADYRLFLASLSRVGQRTPLVTGIHHGVWWLAMAGQLSGYRVSVNWETYQQFSEQFERSIVTQQIFEIDRDRATCAGGQATVDFMLAMIGREHGPELAERIADTLGVGVLRAGEERQRIPFVTAPGERHPRLNDALMLMEANIEDPLTTDDIANLVGVSRRQLERLFRQYLGSMPSKYYLGLRLSKARTQLQRTSKSVVQISLACGFSSAAHFSNAYRERFDVTPREDRRNWIDKQTGASGAAASEPRPGALIERPDQAD, from the coding sequence ATGGCTCGCACGTCCAGCCCGGCCCGCACCACCCAGGTCGCTATCGTCGCCTTGCCGCCCGTGTCGATGTCGGGCGTCGGGCCGATCGTCGACGCGCTCAATCTCGCCAACGAGATCGACGGCCGCGCGCTGTACCGCGTGCAGGTCTGTTCGTGGGACGGCCGCGCGGTGCCGCTGGCGGGCGGCGCGCAGTGGCCCGCCGACGCCGCGTTCGGCGACGCGGTGTCGTGCGACTGGCTGATTATCGTCAGCGAACGGTTCCAGCAGTTCGCCGACTACCGTCTGTTTCTCGCCAGTCTGTCGCGTGTCGGACAGCGCACGCCGCTCGTCACCGGTATTCATCACGGCGTGTGGTGGCTCGCGATGGCGGGGCAGTTGTCCGGCTATCGCGTGAGCGTCAACTGGGAAACCTACCAGCAGTTCTCCGAGCAGTTCGAGCGCTCCATCGTCACCCAGCAGATCTTTGAAATCGACCGCGATCGCGCGACTTGCGCGGGCGGCCAGGCGACCGTTGACTTCATGCTGGCGATGATCGGCCGCGAGCACGGTCCCGAACTGGCCGAGCGGATTGCCGATACGCTCGGCGTCGGCGTGTTGCGCGCGGGCGAAGAGCGGCAGCGCATTCCGTTCGTGACCGCGCCGGGCGAACGGCATCCGCGTTTGAACGACGCGCTGATGCTGATGGAAGCGAATATCGAAGACCCGCTGACGACCGACGACATCGCGAATCTGGTGGGCGTGTCGCGGCGACAGTTGGAGCGGCTGTTTCGCCAGTATCTCGGCTCGATGCCGTCCAAATACTATCTGGGCTTGCGCTTGTCCAAAGCGCGCACGCAGTTGCAGCGCACCAGTAAATCGGTGGTGCAGATCAGCCTCGCGTGCGGGTTTTCGTCCGCGGCGCATTTTTCGAATGCGTACCGCGAACGCTTTGATGTCACACCGCGCGAGGATCGTCGTAACTGGATCGACAAGCAGACCGGCGCGAGCGGCGCGGCGGCCAGCGAACCGCGGCCGGGCGCGCTGATCGAACGGCCGGATCAGGCGGATTGA
- a CDS encoding patatin-like phospholipase family protein yields MIRRRRYSRIGLVLGGGAARGWAHIGAIRALHDAGIKPDVVCGTSIGALVGAVYANGDLDWLEEWVSRLTWQTVVRLLDLRFSGGLLGGRKVIKLFADKFNGCSIAQLNMPFAAVATELDSGRETWLQDGSVSDAVRASIAIPGIFTPVWHNGVWLVDGGLSNPVPVSVARGMRADCVIAVDLNNDILNGRDFGGAVVDTPAIDPDAPLPVSLRRNGKPWPRWLAPADTPVTRDVRVPPAPSARVPSMLSSIAQSIDIMQVRITRSRLAGEPADILIQPRLGGMGIFDFHRAGPAIEEGRAAVEHMLPAIRSRLGMD; encoded by the coding sequence ATGATACGTCGACGTCGATACAGCCGTATCGGGCTGGTGTTGGGGGGCGGCGCCGCGCGCGGCTGGGCGCATATCGGTGCGATTCGCGCGCTGCACGACGCGGGCATCAAGCCGGACGTGGTGTGCGGCACGTCGATCGGCGCGCTGGTCGGCGCGGTCTACGCGAACGGCGACCTCGACTGGCTGGAGGAATGGGTCTCGCGGCTCACCTGGCAGACGGTGGTGCGCCTGCTCGATCTGCGTTTCTCGGGCGGCCTGCTCGGCGGACGCAAAGTGATCAAGCTGTTCGCGGACAAATTCAACGGCTGCTCGATCGCGCAACTGAACATGCCGTTCGCGGCGGTCGCGACCGAACTCGACAGCGGCCGCGAGACCTGGTTGCAGGACGGCAGCGTGTCCGACGCGGTGCGCGCATCGATTGCGATTCCGGGCATTTTCACGCCGGTCTGGCACAACGGCGTGTGGCTCGTGGACGGCGGGTTGAGCAATCCGGTGCCGGTGTCGGTCGCGCGTGGCATGCGCGCGGACTGTGTGATCGCGGTGGATCTGAACAACGACATTCTGAATGGCCGCGACTTCGGCGGCGCGGTGGTCGACACGCCCGCCATCGATCCGGACGCGCCACTGCCGGTCTCGCTGCGTCGTAACGGCAAGCCGTGGCCGCGCTGGCTGGCACCGGCCGACACGCCCGTCACGCGCGATGTGCGCGTGCCGCCCGCACCGAGCGCGCGCGTACCGTCGATGCTGAGTTCGATCGCGCAGAGCATCGACATCATGCAGGTGCGTATTACGCGCAGCCGGCTGGCCGGCGAACCGGCGGATATCCTGATCCAGCCGCGGCTGGGCGGCATGGGGATCTTCGACTTTCATCGAGCCGGGCCGGCAATAGAAGAAGGGCGGGCGGCAGTTGAGCACATGCTGCCGGCAATCCGGTCGCGGTTGGGAATGGACTGA
- a CDS encoding ABC transporter substrate-binding protein, with amino-acid sequence MLCTLPSYAADLPVLKVGDQALQTRGILEASGQLKDLPYKIEWFNFPAAQPLGEALNAGAVDVGGLGDAPLVFALAAGARVRAVAATRSNPQDLAIVVSEHSSLHDTASLKGKRIATTRGSIGHYLALAALKKAGIAPGDVNFVFLAPADAKAALASGSVDAWSVWDPYTALAEARDHDRLIANGVGLSEGLSYQVATERAIADKRVQLADFLRRVAIGQRWALSHPDEVAAMQSRVTGLPTDVLKTVYQRGQVHPVAIDDSVVAAQQRTADTYEAANVIRAHLDVRASFDRSFPLP; translated from the coding sequence ATGCTGTGCACGCTGCCTTCGTACGCGGCCGATCTGCCCGTGCTCAAAGTTGGCGATCAGGCTTTGCAAACGCGCGGCATTCTCGAAGCGTCCGGCCAGTTGAAAGACCTGCCGTACAAAATCGAATGGTTCAACTTTCCGGCGGCGCAACCGCTCGGTGAAGCGTTGAATGCGGGCGCCGTCGACGTAGGCGGTCTCGGTGACGCGCCGCTGGTGTTCGCGCTCGCAGCGGGCGCGCGCGTGCGGGCCGTGGCGGCGACCCGTTCGAATCCGCAGGATCTGGCGATTGTCGTGAGCGAGCATTCGTCGTTGCACGATACGGCGAGTTTGAAGGGCAAGCGGATTGCGACGACGCGCGGCTCGATCGGCCACTATCTCGCGCTGGCTGCGTTGAAGAAAGCGGGCATTGCGCCGGGCGATGTCAACTTCGTTTTCCTCGCGCCCGCCGATGCGAAAGCGGCGCTCGCGTCGGGCAGCGTCGATGCCTGGTCGGTGTGGGACCCGTACACCGCGCTCGCCGAAGCGCGCGATCACGACCGCCTCATCGCGAACGGCGTGGGACTGTCCGAAGGACTCAGCTATCAGGTCGCGACAGAACGCGCGATCGCCGACAAGCGTGTCCAACTCGCGGACTTTCTGCGTCGCGTGGCGATCGGTCAGCGCTGGGCGCTCTCGCATCCCGACGAAGTCGCGGCGATGCAGTCGCGCGTCACCGGGTTGCCGACCGATGTGCTGAAAACCGTCTATCAACGCGGCCAGGTGCATCCGGTCGCGATCGACGACAGCGTCGTCGCCGCACAGCAACGCACCGCCGATACCTACGAAGCCGCCAACGTGATCCGCGCGCATCTCGATGTGCGCGCGAGTTTCGATCGCAGTTTTCCTTTGCCTTGA